A stretch of Spirochaeta cellobiosiphila DSM 17781 DNA encodes these proteins:
- the cysN gene encoding sulfate adenylyltransferase subunit CysN, protein MRDVHYIIEQSIKSDILRLTTAGSVDDGKSTLIGRLLYDSKNIFDDHLQAVNEDSSKWGRDYVDYALLTDGLKAEREQGITIDVAYRYFSTPKRRFIIADTPGHEEYTRNMVTGASTADLAIILIDACKGLVTQSKRHSFVSSLLGIPHIVIAVNKMDLVDYSEYRYNQIREEYLDFASKLEIDDITFIPLSALKGDNIVHSSVHMPWYEGPSLMSFLENVYTGAGRNLVDFRFPVQMVNRPHLNFRGFAGRIASGTVKKGDGIKVLPSGQSSHVKSIVTMDGELTEAFMGMSVTITLEDEIDISRGDMIVHSHNLPHVDNKLEVILVWMGDEPSDKNKTYLIKHSSHYEKALITCLNYRVNPDNLHREDVEFLQLNEIGRVCLELFNPIPFDEYSRNRSTGGLILIDPDTNITIGAGMIINRSLTYGKNIYKHTGVIGHSERCLLLNNQPLTYWLTGLSGSGKSTIAFALEKEFYQKQKPVYVLDGDNVRHGLNKDLGFSIDDRHENIRRIAEVARLFNDAGITVIASFISPFEEDRIKARAIIGPRRFCEIFVDTPLEICIQRDPKGLYKKAIDGKIKDFTGIKSSFEAPAHPQITIDTTKTSIKEAVDIIQNYEIGID, encoded by the coding sequence ATGAGAGATGTGCATTATATCATTGAACAAAGCATTAAATCGGATATCTTAAGATTAACAACAGCAGGTTCTGTTGATGACGGTAAGTCTACCTTGATAGGTCGATTGCTTTATGATTCCAAGAATATTTTTGACGATCATCTTCAAGCTGTAAATGAAGATTCTTCTAAATGGGGAAGGGATTATGTTGATTATGCCCTATTGACTGATGGCCTCAAAGCTGAGAGAGAGCAGGGGATTACTATCGATGTTGCCTATCGGTATTTTTCTACACCCAAGAGGCGATTTATTATTGCTGATACCCCTGGTCATGAAGAATATACCCGTAACATGGTAACAGGTGCATCAACTGCTGATCTTGCTATTATACTAATAGATGCCTGTAAAGGATTGGTGACCCAATCCAAACGTCATAGTTTTGTTTCCTCATTATTAGGAATCCCCCATATCGTTATCGCTGTCAATAAGATGGATTTAGTTGATTATAGTGAGTATCGCTACAATCAAATAAGGGAGGAGTATTTAGATTTTGCCAGCAAACTGGAAATCGATGATATCACCTTTATACCTTTGTCTGCTTTAAAGGGAGATAATATCGTTCATTCTTCTGTACATATGCCATGGTATGAAGGACCATCCTTGATGTCATTCTTAGAAAATGTTTATACAGGTGCCGGACGAAATCTAGTTGATTTCCGTTTTCCTGTACAAATGGTTAATAGACCACATCTGAATTTTAGAGGTTTTGCCGGTAGGATTGCCTCAGGAACTGTAAAAAAAGGAGATGGAATCAAAGTACTTCCCTCTGGACAGTCCAGTCATGTGAAAAGCATCGTCACCATGGATGGTGAATTAACGGAGGCCTTTATGGGAATGTCTGTGACCATAACATTGGAGGACGAGATAGATATTTCAAGAGGAGACATGATTGTTCATAGTCATAATTTGCCTCATGTTGACAACAAACTGGAAGTGATACTTGTGTGGATGGGAGATGAACCTTCAGATAAAAATAAAACCTATCTTATCAAACATAGTTCTCATTATGAGAAGGCGCTCATTACCTGCCTTAATTATCGTGTTAATCCTGATAACCTCCATAGGGAAGATGTAGAGTTCTTACAATTAAATGAAATCGGTAGGGTATGTCTGGAATTATTTAATCCGATTCCTTTTGATGAATATAGTCGCAATAGATCTACAGGGGGGCTCATTTTAATTGATCCTGATACAAACATTACCATTGGTGCAGGAATGATCATTAATCGTTCTCTAACTTATGGTAAAAATATCTATAAACATACAGGCGTTATTGGCCACTCTGAACGTTGTCTATTACTGAATAACCAACCTTTAACTTATTGGCTGACAGGATTGTCGGGGTCTGGTAAATCGACCATTGCTTTTGCCTTGGAAAAAGAATTCTATCAAAAGCAGAAACCAGTATATGTACTGGATGGTGATAATGTTAGGCATGGGCTAAATAAGGATTTGGGATTTTCTATAGATGATCGGCATGAGAATATTAGGCGAATAGCTGAAGTGGCCAGGTTATTTAATGATGCCGGTATTACTGTTATAGCTTCTTTTATATCACCCTTTGAAGAAGATAGAATCAAGGCTCGAGCGATTATTGGACCTAGAAGGTTTTGTGAGATATTTGTGGATACGCCCCTGGAGATCTGTATACAAAGAGATCCTAAGGGTTTATATAAGAAAGCTATTGATGGAAAAATAAAGGATTTTACTGGTATTAAATCCAGCTTTGAGGCTCCTGCGCATCCTCAAATCACCATTGATACAACGAAGACCTCTATAAAAGAGGCTGTTGATATCATTCAAAATTATGAGATTGGGATAGATTAA